The Pseudomonadota bacterium genome includes a region encoding these proteins:
- a CDS encoding DEAD/DEAH box helicase: protein MSHPNGSEPGFDALGLPAELLTTLQALGYEAPSPIQAATIPALLAGRDVLGQAQTGTGKTAAFALPILARLKPGESRPAALVLAPTRELAIQVAEAFQTYASGLPGFHVLPIYGGQAYAPQLNGLKRRPDVVVGTPGRIIDHLGKGTLRIDRLQTLVLDEADEMLRMGFIDDVRDVMERIPASCQKALFSATMPDPIRRIAERHMSQAEHITIRSKTTTATNIRQRYWMVSGVHKLDALTRILEVEEFDAMLVFARTRIATEQLAQRLEARGFSSAALNGDVPQKNREQIVDRLKNGEIDILAATDVAARGLDVERISHVVNYDIPHDTEAYVHRIGRTGRAGRSGEAILFVAPRERGMLRAIERATRQPIEPMALPTVGDVNAQRLVRFQARIQAALESDGLDAGRETVEQTLDTLDTSIEDLAAALAMLARGNARRLADDREPVDESGPETGRAPRGQGAPSRRDTAPRPKGNDDLVRYRIEVGAGHGVKPGNIVGAIANEAKLDSSQIGRINIQHDFSTVDLPANLAAETLGHLRTVRVASRPLLIRLDAGGSGQAAPGPGQPARAASNPKRPADKPAPADRPRMPDKNESRDQGGRDTRKKPDQPDKPRPARPARTRAERKARFKSRKGT, encoded by the coding sequence ATGTCTCATCCCAACGGCTCCGAGCCGGGCTTTGACGCCCTGGGTCTGCCCGCCGAGCTTCTGACCACGCTGCAAGCGCTCGGTTACGAGGCGCCGTCGCCGATCCAGGCTGCGACCATTCCGGCGCTGCTGGCCGGGCGTGATGTGCTCGGCCAGGCGCAGACCGGCACCGGCAAGACGGCCGCGTTCGCGCTGCCCATCCTGGCCCGATTGAAGCCCGGCGAGTCTCGTCCGGCCGCGCTGGTGCTCGCGCCGACGCGCGAGCTGGCCATCCAGGTGGCCGAAGCCTTTCAAACCTACGCCAGCGGATTACCCGGTTTTCACGTCCTGCCGATCTACGGCGGTCAGGCCTACGCGCCGCAGCTCAACGGGCTCAAGCGCCGCCCCGACGTGGTGGTTGGCACGCCGGGGCGCATCATCGACCACCTGGGCAAGGGCACGCTCAGGATTGACAGGCTCCAGACCCTGGTCCTCGACGAGGCCGACGAAATGCTGCGCATGGGCTTTATCGACGACGTGCGCGACGTCATGGAACGCATCCCGGCGAGCTGCCAGAAAGCGCTGTTCTCGGCGACCATGCCCGATCCGATCCGGCGCATCGCCGAACGCCACATGAGCCAGGCCGAGCACATCACGATCCGCTCGAAGACCACCACGGCGACCAATATCCGGCAGCGCTACTGGATGGTCAGCGGCGTGCACAAGCTCGATGCGCTGACGCGCATCCTGGAGGTCGAGGAATTCGACGCCATGCTCGTGTTCGCCCGCACGCGCATCGCGACCGAGCAGCTTGCCCAGCGCCTGGAAGCGCGCGGGTTTTCATCAGCCGCCCTCAACGGCGACGTGCCGCAGAAAAACCGCGAGCAGATCGTGGATCGTCTGAAAAACGGCGAGATCGACATCCTGGCGGCCACCGACGTGGCCGCCCGCGGTCTCGACGTCGAACGCATCAGTCACGTCGTCAACTACGACATTCCGCACGACACGGAAGCCTACGTCCACCGCATCGGCCGCACGGGCCGGGCCGGTCGCTCGGGCGAGGCGATCCTGTTCGTCGCCCCGCGCGAGCGCGGCATGCTGCGGGCCATCGAGCGCGCGACGCGCCAGCCGATCGAGCCCATGGCGCTGCCGACCGTCGGCGATGTCAACGCCCAGCGCCTGGTCCGCTTCCAGGCGCGGATTCAGGCCGCACTCGAGAGCGACGGGCTGGACGCGGGACGGGAGACCGTAGAGCAGACACTGGACACGCTGGATACCTCCATCGAAGACCTGGCCGCGGCACTTGCGATGCTTGCGCGCGGCAATGCGCGCAGGCTGGCCGACGACCGTGAGCCGGTCGACGAATCGGGCCCGGAAACAGGGCGGGCGCCGCGCGGGCAGGGTGCACCATCGCGCCGCGACACCGCGCCCCGGCCGAAGGGCAATGACGACCTGGTCCGCTATCGCATCGAGGTCGGCGCAGGCCATGGGGTGAAGCCCGGCAACATCGTCGGCGCGATCGCCAACGAGGCCAAGCTGGATTCAAGCCAGATCGGACGGATCAATATCCAGCATGATTTCAGCACTGTCGATCTTCCCGCCAACCTGGCCGCGGAGACCCTCGGGCATTTGCGCACAGTGCGTGTGGCCAGCCGGCCTCTCCTGATCAGGCTGGATGCCGGCGGGTCCGGCCAGGCCGCGCCCGGGCCGGGCCAGCCCGCTCGCGCCGCCTCAAACCCGAAGCGCCCGGCCGACAAGCCAGCGCCGGCGGACAGACCCCGGATGCCTGACAAGAACGAGTCGCGAGATCAGGGTGGGCGGGATACAAGAAAGAAACCGGATCAACCGGACAAGCCCAGGCCAGCGCGCCCGGCCCGAACGCGTGCCGAACGCAAGGCCCGGTTCAAGTCGCGCAAGGGGACCTGA
- a CDS encoding glycosyltransferase family 9 protein, producing MRRILPPSVNACRRIPGPSRRRSRWRRGAVGSSRSEQTAAACLPQPRRVCLIRLSALGDVTHLLPIVHTLRQVWPETAVTWVIGRREYRLASLLPDIDFRVLDKNAGWRGYRNLRRDLLGDSFDLLLLMQVSMRAHLASLCVRAQRRLGYDTVRARDLHGLFVNERIPHRDREHVLDAQFGFLEHLGIHERHMDWTLPIPAADRCWAERQLPGAHPTLLISPASSVALRNWPAGHYAAVAAHAQRSHGMRVVLCGGPSAAERALADAIKAAMPGRTLIDLVGRDTLPRLLALFERATVLLGPDSGPAHMAAITDTPVIGLYGVSNPARCGPYKSIDWCVDGYTPACEQILGCPASALPWGTRIESHDAMRMVPVAAVCEQLDRLIAAQTPEPARHTRSA from the coding sequence ATGAGGCGCATTTTGCCGCCATCGGTGAACGCCTGTCGGCGCATCCCGGGGCCGTCGCGCCGCCGATCCCGCTGGCGGAGAGGCGCCGTGGGCTCGTCTCGATCTGAGCAGACGGCTGCAGCATGCCTGCCGCAGCCGCGGCGCGTGTGCCTGATTCGCCTGTCGGCGCTTGGTGACGTCACCCATCTCCTGCCGATCGTGCATACGCTGCGGCAGGTCTGGCCGGAGACTGCAGTTACCTGGGTCATCGGCCGGCGTGAATATCGTTTGGCAAGTCTCCTTCCCGACATCGATTTTCGTGTACTCGACAAGAACGCAGGCTGGCGCGGCTACCGCAATCTGCGCCGCGACTTGCTCGGCGATTCCTTTGACCTGCTCCTGCTGATGCAGGTATCGATGCGTGCGCATCTGGCCAGTCTGTGTGTGCGGGCGCAACGGCGGCTGGGTTATGACACGGTGCGCGCGCGGGATCTGCACGGCCTGTTCGTGAATGAGCGCATCCCGCACCGCGACCGCGAACATGTGCTCGATGCCCAATTCGGCTTCCTGGAGCATCTGGGAATCCACGAGCGCCACATGGACTGGACGCTGCCGATCCCGGCGGCCGACCGCTGCTGGGCTGAGCGGCAGCTCCCGGGGGCGCATCCGACGCTGTTGATCTCACCGGCATCGAGTGTGGCACTGCGCAACTGGCCGGCCGGGCACTACGCGGCAGTCGCGGCGCACGCGCAGCGCTCGCACGGGATGCGCGTGGTCTTGTGCGGCGGTCCGAGTGCGGCTGAACGTGCGTTGGCCGACGCGATCAAGGCGGCGATGCCGGGCCGCACTTTGATCGACCTCGTCGGCCGCGATACCCTGCCGCGACTGCTCGCGCTGTTCGAGCGTGCCACCGTACTGCTTGGCCCGGACTCCGGGCCGGCGCACATGGCGGCGATCACCGACACCCCGGTCATCGGTCTTTACGGCGTCAGCAACCCCGCCCGCTGTGGGCCCTACAAGAGCATCGACTGGTGCGTGGACGGATACACCCCTGCCTGCGAACAGATCCTGGGATGTCCGGCCTCGGCGCTGCCCTGGGGCACAAGGATCGAATCACACGACGCCATGCGAATGGTACCGGTCGCCGCTGTCTGTGAGCAGCTGGATCGACTCATCGCAGCGCAGACGCCCGAACCCGCACGGCATACCCGAAGCGCCTGA
- a CDS encoding capsular biosynthesis protein, translating into MQRKILLLYNTPKARRYFTALRRNIPELNLRVAGIGVRGGAALPAEFKREIAAYTMARKYVRERIPPWRLHHLQAIHDRFARWHFHAALARIRASRPDAIGVWGGQSIDVRAALRAAECLGIPHYTFECGLLPRTTTCDPRGVNADNSVPRDPAFYASYRGKVALPQTLLQRPSWQAREAVSELPERYLFVPFQMRLDSQVLLYSPWVRDMRHLFEIIAEAAREAVGDAVALVFKRHPSCRAPYRELRRAADALPNVMFADGNRAQELIDGSEGVITINSTVGIEALLRRRPVLTLGRACYAVSGVAGSARTVGQVAAWMRAVAAGQAPPAPHRDAFLRYLANEYCIPGHHKSPDEAHFAAIGERLSAHPGAVAPPIPLAERRRGLVSI; encoded by the coding sequence ATGCAACGCAAGATTCTGCTGTTGTACAACACGCCCAAGGCGCGACGCTACTTCACTGCCTTGCGCAGGAACATTCCAGAGCTGAATCTCCGTGTGGCCGGGATTGGCGTGCGTGGTGGCGCAGCGTTACCCGCTGAATTCAAGCGCGAGATCGCCGCCTACACGATGGCCCGCAAGTATGTGCGTGAGCGTATCCCGCCATGGCGCCTGCACCACCTGCAGGCGATACACGACCGTTTTGCACGCTGGCATTTCCACGCCGCGCTGGCGCGCATCCGCGCGTCGCGGCCGGACGCGATTGGCGTCTGGGGCGGGCAGTCCATCGATGTACGCGCCGCGCTGCGCGCCGCCGAGTGCCTGGGCATACCGCACTACACTTTTGAATGCGGCCTTCTGCCAAGAACGACGACCTGCGATCCACGGGGAGTCAATGCGGACAACTCCGTGCCGCGGGATCCTGCCTTCTACGCGTCCTACCGCGGCAAGGTCGCATTGCCGCAAACGCTGTTGCAGCGACCATCATGGCAGGCGCGCGAGGCGGTTTCCGAGCTGCCCGAGCGCTACCTGTTTGTACCCTTTCAAATGCGCCTGGACAGCCAGGTGCTGCTGTATTCGCCCTGGGTGCGCGATATGCGGCACCTGTTCGAGATCATCGCTGAGGCGGCCCGCGAGGCGGTCGGTGACGCTGTCGCACTGGTGTTCAAGAGACATCCGTCTTGCCGGGCGCCCTACCGCGAGCTGCGACGCGCCGCCGATGCGTTGCCCAACGTCATGTTCGCCGACGGTAACCGGGCGCAGGAGCTGATTGACGGGTCGGAAGGCGTAATCACCATCAATTCCACCGTCGGGATTGAAGCACTGCTGCGTCGGCGTCCCGTGCTGACGCTGGGTCGCGCCTGCTACGCCGTTAGCGGTGTCGCCGGATCGGCGCGCACGGTGGGACAGGTTGCAGCCTGGATGCGCGCCGTGGCTGCAGGTCAGGCACCACCCGCGCCGCACCGCGACGCATTTCTGCGCTATCTTGCAAATGAATACTGCATTCCCGGTCACCACAAGAGCCCGGATGAGGCGCATTTTGCCGCCATCGGTGAACGCCTGTCGGCGCATCCCGGGGCCGTCGCGCCGCCGATCCCGCTGGCGGAGAGGCGCCGTGGGCTCGTCTCGATCTGA
- a CDS encoding tetratricopeptide repeat protein has translation MGTQGHRIIVFDDYRVDVDRGTVSRADEELYLRPKSFAVLMHLIEHQGVLVSKDELMEAIWSDTVVTDGALTQCIIDIRRVLEDEDHQIIRTVPRRGFIFEAQARADEADARAPAADSGHGIVVRASVWALAAVAVAVVVITLTWWVDPASTGSTPAPTVLAVLPFSDNRPQAERTYLARSLSAEILNKLAQVPHLQVVSRIASFGEDPGDDIRSIGKTLDATHVIVGSVSGDDARLRVNAQLVEVASGYELWAGDFDLRGSDLIDTQEQIARSIAGKLRTELVPAEIATAVDVSTDDPVAYDLYLQASEMLRHARDSGIVGEALERLDQALTREPLFVEAEAAKCTAHRRLLDLDEHPGQLDLALQSCRRAIDLSPNHLTARLELGNLLQMTGQMELAESQLRDAVADFPQHALAHLELAEVLAERDRTTQADRHFDIAAALEPGNAEILSEYAFFLGRQNRFDEAIPRFERAISLVPHDSKYRIDFGVALFYRGRFDEAAAVFEAAIPHDGDAGLALNNAGASHYLAGQFARAHGLFLEASAANPGGYFIWGNLGDSCRHAPDCSDEQARLYYQKAVELAGQQLSIRPNDAELHASIGVYGIRLGDTDSGRAAIQRALTGEITEEVALDIALGYEALDLIGEASQWAQHAIELGYPRTFLEADPDLGSLPLFDR, from the coding sequence GTGGGCACTCAAGGCCATCGGATCATCGTCTTCGACGACTACCGGGTCGATGTCGACCGCGGTACCGTGTCGCGAGCGGACGAAGAGCTTTACCTGCGTCCGAAGTCCTTCGCAGTCCTGATGCATCTGATAGAGCATCAGGGCGTGCTGGTCTCGAAAGACGAGCTGATGGAGGCAATCTGGTCGGACACGGTGGTCACCGACGGTGCTTTGACCCAGTGCATCATCGATATTCGACGGGTCCTTGAGGACGAAGACCACCAGATCATCCGGACTGTACCGCGGCGCGGGTTCATCTTCGAAGCGCAGGCCAGGGCGGATGAGGCGGACGCCCGCGCCCCGGCCGCTGATTCCGGGCACGGGATCGTCGTGCGTGCTTCGGTCTGGGCGTTGGCGGCGGTTGCCGTGGCCGTGGTTGTGATCACGCTCACATGGTGGGTCGACCCAGCTTCAACGGGATCGACCCCGGCTCCGACGGTGCTGGCCGTCCTGCCGTTCAGCGATAACCGCCCTCAGGCCGAGAGAACCTACCTGGCCCGGAGCCTGTCGGCCGAGATTCTCAACAAGCTCGCCCAGGTGCCGCATCTGCAGGTCGTCAGTCGCATCGCTTCTTTCGGCGAGGATCCGGGGGATGATATTCGTTCGATCGGCAAGACCCTTGACGCCACTCACGTCATCGTAGGCAGCGTAAGTGGTGACGACGCCCGCCTTCGGGTAAACGCTCAGCTCGTCGAGGTCGCCAGCGGCTACGAACTTTGGGCCGGGGATTTCGATCTCCGGGGCAGTGATCTGATCGACACCCAGGAGCAAATCGCAAGGAGCATTGCCGGCAAGTTGCGCACTGAGCTGGTGCCGGCGGAGATCGCGACCGCGGTCGACGTCAGCACCGACGATCCCGTCGCCTACGATCTTTACCTCCAGGCTAGCGAAATGCTTCGCCACGCCCGGGATTCCGGCATCGTGGGCGAGGCGCTCGAGCGCCTTGACCAGGCGCTCACCCGTGAACCGCTGTTCGTCGAGGCCGAGGCGGCGAAATGCACCGCACACCGGCGACTGCTCGACCTGGATGAACACCCAGGCCAACTGGATCTCGCGCTGCAGTCGTGCCGTCGCGCCATTGACCTCTCGCCCAATCATTTAACCGCCCGCCTCGAGCTTGGCAACCTGTTGCAGATGACCGGCCAGATGGAGCTCGCGGAAAGCCAGCTCCGCGACGCCGTGGCGGACTTTCCGCAGCATGCCCTGGCCCACCTGGAGCTGGCCGAAGTGCTGGCCGAGCGGGATCGGACTACGCAGGCGGATCGTCACTTCGACATCGCGGCTGCCCTCGAGCCGGGCAACGCGGAGATCCTGAGTGAATACGCGTTTTTCCTTGGCCGGCAGAACCGGTTCGACGAGGCGATTCCCCGTTTCGAGCGAGCGATCAGTCTGGTGCCGCACGATTCCAAGTACCGGATCGATTTCGGGGTTGCGTTGTTCTACCGGGGCCGATTCGATGAAGCCGCGGCGGTCTTCGAGGCGGCCATTCCGCATGATGGCGACGCGGGGCTGGCCCTTAACAATGCCGGCGCCAGCCATTATCTTGCCGGCCAGTTCGCGCGTGCCCACGGCCTGTTTCTTGAGGCATCAGCCGCCAATCCGGGCGGTTACTTCATATGGGGCAACCTTGGCGACAGCTGCCGTCATGCGCCGGACTGCTCGGACGAACAGGCAAGGCTTTATTACCAGAAGGCAGTCGAGCTGGCCGGACAGCAGCTGTCGATTCGCCCCAACGACGCCGAGCTCCACGCTTCCATCGGAGTCTACGGCATCCGCCTGGGTGACACAGATTCCGGCCGGGCGGCCATACAACGCGCTCTGACCGGGGAAATCACCGAGGAGGTCGCGCTCGACATCGCGCTGGGTTATGAAGCGCTCGACTTGATCGGCGAGGCCTCGCAATGGGCGCAACATGCGATCGAGCTGGGCTATCCGCGGACCTTTCTGGAGGCCGACCCCGACCTGGGTTCGCTTCCCTTATTCGACCGATGA
- the hflC gene encoding protease modulator HflC: MKPIILAIAAIALIAGGNFVFYTIDEAEQAIIVQFGEPIGGVISEPGLKMKLPWQNVRRFDKRLLVWDGDVTQIPTLGREFILVDTTARWRIADPLLFLTSVRDEAGARTRLDDIVDSVVRDMVSSTELEEIVRSKDWEVDVDNLADPAMADRGDINLEQQPKLGRELLETEILERARDSMPTLGIVLDDVRVKRVNYIDSVRRQVENRMIAERQSIAERFRSEGQGRSQEILGNMERDLRRIRSEAEREAEEIRGEADAEATKIYGEAFGADPEFYSFFRTLESYRALGPNATIMLSADSDFFRYLEESQVQ, translated from the coding sequence ATGAAGCCGATCATCCTTGCAATCGCCGCAATCGCATTGATCGCTGGCGGCAACTTCGTGTTCTACACGATTGACGAAGCCGAGCAGGCCATCATCGTCCAGTTCGGCGAACCTATCGGCGGCGTGATCAGCGAACCGGGACTGAAGATGAAACTGCCCTGGCAGAACGTGCGTCGCTTCGACAAGCGGCTGCTGGTCTGGGACGGCGACGTCACCCAGATTCCGACCCTGGGTCGGGAATTCATCCTGGTCGATACCACGGCGCGCTGGCGCATCGCCGACCCGCTGCTGTTTTTGACCAGCGTGCGCGACGAGGCCGGCGCCCGGACGCGGCTCGACGACATCGTCGACTCGGTGGTTCGCGACATGGTCTCGTCGACCGAGCTCGAGGAAATCGTGCGCTCCAAGGACTGGGAAGTCGACGTCGACAACCTGGCCGACCCGGCAATGGCCGACCGCGGCGACATCAACCTCGAACAGCAGCCCAAGCTCGGCCGAGAACTGCTTGAGACCGAAATCCTCGAGCGCGCGCGCGATTCCATGCCCACCCTGGGCATCGTGCTCGACGACGTGCGCGTCAAGCGGGTCAACTACATCGATTCGGTGCGCAGGCAGGTCGAGAACCGGATGATCGCCGAACGGCAGTCGATCGCTGAGCGATTCCGCTCCGAGGGCCAGGGCCGCAGCCAGGAAATCCTCGGCAACATGGAACGCGATCTTCGACGCATTCGCTCGGAAGCCGAGCGCGAGGCCGAGGAAATCCGCGGCGAAGCCGATGCGGAAGCCACGAAGATCTACGGCGAGGCCTTCGGCGCCGACCCGGAGTTCTACTCGTTCTTCCGCACGCTGGAAAGCTACCGGGCGCTGGGGCCCAACGCCACCATCATGCTCAGCGCCGACTCCGACTTCTTCCGTTACCTGGAAGAGTCGCAGGTGCAGTAA
- the hflK gene encoding FtsH protease activity modulator HflK, giving the protein MIQSVKTNGRGQQGPPDLTAILEKFTGGGGPSGKAIIGIVILIALIWGAFGAFYTVQPEERAVVKRFGAVIGITDPGLHFKIPFGVDQIQRVATERVLKQEFGFRTQGTRAGAASTYSSQNFEAESLMLTGDLNMIDVEWVVQYRIADPIKFLYQMREPTRTLRDISESVMRRIVGNMLGSEVLTIGRVEIQQKAQDEIQAIMDGYDAGIRINTVEMQDVVPPPAVQPAFNEVNEARQERERMINEAQKRVNQEIPNAEGVALRTVAEAQGYATERVNRAMGESVRFTAVLNEYLQAPEVTRSRLYLETLNEVLPNIGQVLVVQDGQISPLPLLDVNRNAAPRAGGEQ; this is encoded by the coding sequence ATGATTCAATCCGTCAAGACAAACGGCCGCGGCCAGCAAGGCCCGCCCGATCTGACCGCAATTCTGGAAAAATTCACCGGTGGTGGTGGTCCTTCGGGCAAAGCCATTATCGGCATCGTGATACTGATCGCACTGATCTGGGGCGCATTCGGCGCGTTCTATACCGTCCAGCCCGAAGAGCGGGCGGTGGTCAAGCGCTTTGGCGCGGTCATCGGCATCACCGACCCGGGCCTGCACTTCAAGATTCCGTTCGGCGTCGACCAGATCCAGCGCGTCGCCACCGAGCGCGTACTCAAGCAGGAATTCGGCTTTCGCACCCAGGGCACGCGTGCCGGCGCAGCCTCCACCTACAGCAGTCAGAACTTCGAGGCCGAATCGCTGATGCTCACCGGCGACCTGAACATGATCGACGTCGAGTGGGTGGTCCAGTACCGCATCGCCGATCCGATCAAGTTCCTCTATCAGATGCGTGAGCCCACGCGCACGCTGCGCGACATATCCGAATCGGTGATGCGCCGTATCGTCGGCAACATGCTCGGCTCGGAGGTGCTCACCATCGGACGCGTGGAGATCCAGCAAAAGGCGCAGGATGAAATCCAGGCCATCATGGACGGCTACGACGCCGGCATCCGGATCAACACGGTCGAAATGCAGGACGTGGTTCCGCCGCCGGCGGTGCAGCCGGCGTTCAACGAGGTCAACGAGGCGCGCCAGGAGCGCGAGCGCATGATCAACGAGGCGCAGAAACGCGTCAACCAGGAAATCCCCAACGCCGAGGGCGTGGCCCTGCGGACCGTGGCCGAGGCCCAGGGCTACGCGACCGAGCGCGTCAACCGGGCGATGGGCGAGAGTGTCCGGTTCACGGCGGTTCTGAACGAATACCTCCAGGCGCCCGAGGTCACCCGCTCCAGGCTCTACCTGGAAACCCTCAACGAGGTGCTGCCCAATATCGGCCAGGTGCTGGTCGTCCAGGACGGCCAGATCTCGCCGCTGCCGCTGCTCGATGTCAACCGCAACGCCGCGCCGCGCGCCGGAGGTGAACAATGA
- a CDS encoding IS1380 family transposase: MPAKVDVDFTDARLTHRGGWVFLGQIFRRLGLGRRLSRALSLKRRRRGASDAEMVLSLVASQVAGGGALSDVDALRCDDTSRRLLGLSEVPDSRRLGEYLSRFGVADVASLERLVGSVAAELGPEVVAHEQASRGYVPVFVDGSAIEVEGRLFERSGKGYDGTQQYWLHGVFVGGLWAAGRLHPGGVSVTAGWREQLESIRDWFGPDEAVWVHVDNAYYDRAFVDFCHQQGWDYSVSVTHDGFRAPVLRMLTGLSESAWTDIGMGEQATVVHHRPQGWREHAYVVIRRTHDGAQQRLKPAYTIILVSRDDLPVGELVARHRQKQGQENAFKGPLIDLDLHHPPCRDFHANQAYYLCGQLAQILLRMLQYTFLPADNRKHSIRPIIRYLIHAAARLVRRARQWRLDFAKTALRLDWLYHAACQLE, encoded by the coding sequence ATGCCGGCCAAGGTCGATGTGGATTTCACGGATGCGCGTTTGACGCATCGAGGGGGCTGGGTTTTTCTGGGGCAGATTTTCAGGCGGCTTGGGCTAGGCCGGCGTTTATCCCGGGCGCTGTCGCTCAAGCGTCGTCGTCGCGGAGCTTCGGATGCGGAGATGGTGTTGAGTCTTGTGGCGTCGCAGGTGGCCGGTGGCGGTGCGCTGTCGGACGTGGACGCGCTGCGCTGTGATGACACCTCGCGGCGCCTGCTGGGCTTGAGTGAGGTGCCTGACAGTCGACGTCTGGGTGAGTATCTGAGCCGGTTTGGCGTGGCCGATGTGGCTTCGCTCGAGCGCCTGGTGGGATCGGTTGCCGCCGAGCTGGGGCCTGAGGTGGTGGCCCATGAGCAGGCCAGTCGGGGTTATGTGCCGGTGTTTGTCGATGGTTCGGCCATCGAGGTCGAAGGCCGGCTGTTCGAGCGTTCAGGCAAAGGCTACGACGGCACCCAGCAGTACTGGCTGCACGGGGTGTTCGTGGGTGGTCTGTGGGCGGCAGGCCGGCTGCATCCCGGCGGTGTGTCGGTCACCGCCGGCTGGCGCGAGCAGCTCGAATCGATCCGTGACTGGTTCGGTCCGGACGAAGCGGTCTGGGTGCATGTCGACAATGCTTACTACGACCGGGCATTCGTGGACTTCTGCCATCAGCAGGGCTGGGACTACTCGGTCAGTGTCACCCACGATGGGTTCCGTGCTCCGGTGCTGCGCATGCTCACCGGCCTGTCGGAGTCGGCCTGGACCGATATCGGCATGGGTGAGCAGGCCACGGTGGTCCATCACCGCCCACAGGGCTGGCGTGAGCACGCCTATGTCGTCATCCGCCGCACCCACGATGGCGCCCAGCAACGCCTGAAACCGGCCTACACCATCATTCTCGTCTCGCGCGATGACTTGCCCGTGGGGGAGCTGGTCGCCCGTCATCGCCAGAAACAGGGTCAGGAGAATGCCTTCAAGGGCCCGCTGATCGACTTGGACCTGCATCATCCCCCTTGCCGGGACTTCCATGCCAATCAGGCCTATTATCTGTGCGGACAACTCGCCCAGATCCTGCTCAGGATGCTGCAGTACACCTTCCTGCCCGCCGATAATCGCAAGCACTCGATCCGGCCCATCATCCGCTACTTGATCCATGCGGCAGCCCGGCTGGTCAGGCGGGCTCGCCAGTGGCGGTTGGACTTCGCCAAGACCGCCTTACGCCTCGACTGGCTCTATCACGCCGCCTGTCAGCTCGAGTAG
- a CDS encoding TIGR03032 family protein, whose product MVIQGHQERAMTALKPAQEKKPPFISRLAPEDRCHLNGLAMDQGEPAWVSMISQSDVAEGWRDHRHDGGLVMDVRTNEVVCEGLSMPHSPRWYKRRLWLLNSGSGELGYVDLKKGTFEPLCFVPGYARGLAFHGKYALVGLSKARNQSFSGLALDEQLQKRNAETRCGIVVVDIETGDLLHHLRIEGVVEELFDVAAIAGAIRPMLPGFKTDEIRHMVRFGEA is encoded by the coding sequence ATGGTTATACAAGGCCATCAGGAACGCGCAATGACCGCCTTGAAACCAGCCCAGGAAAAGAAACCGCCGTTCATCAGCCGCCTGGCGCCCGAGGATCGCTGTCACCTCAACGGCCTGGCGATGGACCAGGGCGAGCCGGCGTGGGTGAGCATGATCAGCCAAAGCGACGTGGCCGAGGGCTGGCGCGACCATCGCCACGACGGCGGGCTGGTGATGGATGTGCGCACGAATGAAGTGGTGTGCGAGGGGCTGTCGATGCCGCATTCGCCGCGCTGGTACAAACGCCGGCTGTGGCTGCTCAATTCCGGCAGCGGCGAACTGGGGTACGTCGATCTGAAAAAGGGAACCTTCGAGCCGCTGTGTTTCGTGCCCGGGTACGCGCGCGGGCTGGCCTTTCACGGCAAGTATGCGCTGGTCGGGTTGTCGAAGGCGCGCAACCAGTCGTTCAGCGGCCTGGCGCTCGATGAGCAACTGCAAAAACGCAACGCTGAAACGCGCTGCGGCATCGTCGTGGTCGACATCGAAACCGGCGACCTGCTCCATCACCTGCGCATCGAGGGCGTGGTCGAGGAGCTGTTCGACGTGGCCGCCATTGCCGGCGCCATCCGGCCGATGCTGCCCGGCTTCAAGACCGACGAGATCAGGCACATGGTGCGTTTTGGTGAGGCTTGA
- a CDS encoding PIN domain-containing protein, giving the protein MMRLLDTNILSEIIRPRPDPGVINKLLGHPASTLFASELTRFELRRGTCLRDHPDPLWQAISEQILPIVNWLPLTEPISLNAGNLSAQLRRQGMEIGIVDTLLAATALTHGMAMVTRNLRHFERVPGLTVENWFDPAVT; this is encoded by the coding sequence GTGATGCGCCTTCTCGACACCAATATCCTCAGCGAAATCATCCGACCCCGACCCGACCCCGGCGTCATCAACAAACTGCTGGGGCACCCGGCCAGCACGCTCTTCGCCTCTGAACTCACCCGCTTCGAGCTACGCCGCGGCACCTGTCTGCGCGATCACCCCGATCCCCTGTGGCAAGCGATTTCCGAACAGATCCTGCCGATCGTCAACTGGCTGCCGTTGACCGAGCCGATCAGTCTCAACGCCGGAAACCTGTCCGCGCAGCTGCGTCGGCAGGGTATGGAAATCGGCATCGTCGATACCCTCCTGGCCGCCACCGCACTGACCCACGGAATGGCGATGGTCACGCGCAATCTTCGACACTTCGAACGTGTACCCGGGCTGACCGTCGAGAACTGGTTCGATCCGGCAGTCACCTAA